Genomic segment of Pseudomonas iranensis:
CTTCGGTCTGGGCGTTGAGGAACAGGCCGCCGTTGACCCCGACCACGCCGCCCGGCGCTGCGAAGGCGTTGAGTTGTGGGCTGTTGATCAGGATGAATTCCAGCCGTCGGTCGGAGACCTGACTGGTCTCCACCAGCTTATAGACGCTGGATTCGACGTAATCCTTGAGCTGCGGATCGTTGAGCTGGGAAACCTGACTGCGCAGCATGGCCAGCCAGGCGCGGCCGAGCTGGTATTCCTGTTGCGGCGAGACAATGGCAGAGCTGGCGTCGCCGAGTGACGGCAGATCGTCGGCAAAGCCTGGTGAGGCGAGCAGGCAAGCGAGCGTCAGCAGGGTAGGGCGCAGAAAAGTCATGCACAAAGCCTTGGAGGACAAAGACCTTACTGTAGCCGGACACCGAAGCCGCGACCAGATATTCTAGGCAGCTCGACAACCCGAACCGGAGTGACGCAATGACTGACGCTGTAGCCCATGACGTGGAACTGGACGCCAGTGGCCTGAACTGTCCGTTGCCGTTGCTCAAGGCGAAAATGGAACTCAATAAACTGCAAAGCGGCGCTGTACTCAAGGTCATCGCCACCGATGCGGGCTCGCAACGGGATTTTCGTACCTTTGCCAAACTGGCCGGTCATGCGCTGTTGCGCGA
This window contains:
- a CDS encoding sulfurtransferase TusA family protein, giving the protein MTDAVAHDVELDASGLNCPLPLLKAKMELNKLQSGAVLKVIATDAGSQRDFRTFAKLAGHALLREEDEAGVYRYWLKKA